The region TTGACGCTCTTTATTCAACAAGTCGATTTGTTGTGCGAGCATATCTGCTTCTTCTCTATCATTAGTCATAAGCAAATGTACAGCAGGATCTGCAGCTTCTAGTCTTCCTACTGCATTAATTCTAGGGGCAAGTGCAAAACCAATTGTTTCTTCTGTAATATCCTTTGACTCAATCCCACATACTTTCAATAGAGCTTTTATCCCAATTCGATTCGTTGTTTGAAGCTTTTCTATCCCTTTACTTGCTAGTAATCTATTTTCATCATGCAGAGGTACCAAATCTGCAATCGTACCAATTGCAGCAACTTCCAACAAAGAAGTAGGTACTTGTCCTAAAAGTGCATGTGCCAGCTTAAAAGCAACTCCTACACCCGCTAGCTCCTTAAACGGGTAAGAACAGCTTTCTTTTTTAGGATGAATAATTGAGAAGGCATCTGGGAGGACAGGTCCTGGTTCATGGTGATCAGTAATAATTAGATCAATGCCTAGTTCCTTAGCAACATCTGCCTCATGCAATGCAGAAATACCCGTATCTACCGTAATAATTAAAGTAAAGCCTTCGTCCTTTGCCCATCTGAAGGCCTTTTCATTCGGACCATAGCCTTCCGTAAAACGATTAGGTATATAGAAGTCTACATTTGCACCTTTTTCTAATAAGGCGGTCATTAATACTGTTGTACTACTTACACCATCAGCATCATAATCTCCGTATACTAATATTCTCTCATTATTTAAAATAGCTTGGTTTATTCGATCGACCGTTTTTTCCATATCCTCAAGTAAAAAAGGATCATGAAAATCTTGCGTATCGGTAAATAAGAATGCTTTCGCAGTCTCTACGGTATCGAAACCTCTACTTACCAATAATGAAGCAACTAGAGGTGCTATATTTAACTCTTTCGAAATTAAATCTATCTTATCATTATCATTATTTAAAATATCCCAACGTGTTTTAGCCTGTAGCATTCTTTCACCCCTTAACCACACCATTATACAGGAGTGACTAAGGGGTTTCAATGAAGTTAACCTTGTTTATAAAGCTGGAAATATTTTATTTTAGTTCACTACTTTCCTTATGTTCAGCTGTCTCTTCTAATGGTTCTGAAGGTGTAGTTTCTTTAAGTTGTTCATTTTTGTTATCAACTTCCACCTTAAGAGCTGCATTTTCTTTTTCAAGTCCTTTTACTTTCCTTTGTAATACAAAAAGTCGGAATATCCCGGCAGATGCCACAATTATTCCCCCCATTGATACTGAACCTAAAATAATAAGGATAAGTGGCCAGTCAGCAGTCCCAAATAGATAGTCAACTTCAACCGGCTCAACATTTATTACTGCAAATAATGCAACTATAATAGCAAATAAGAATGCTAAGATTAAACTCCATTGTCCCTTCATAATTTAATCCCCCTTTAGATTCAAATTAATCCTCATCATCTTCTGAATAAGGATTAATATGTACGAACACATCTTGGACATTTGAAACCTCTATTAATTTTTGTTTTACCGTTTTTCCTATTTTATGACCTTCTTCGACTGTTATATGTGGATCAACAGAAACTTTTATATCTACTATTACATAATGTCCATGCTCACGAGCATGTAGAGAACCAATCTTTTTAACCCCAGGTACTGTTAATACTACATTTCGCATTTCAACAGTATCTTCTTCATGTAAAACATGGTCCAGGGTATTATGAATTGATTCTTTCCCTAACTTCCAAGCTGTTTTAAGAATTAGAATAGAAACAAATAAGCCTGCAACAGGGTCTCCATATTCTAACCATGGAATTCCCATTTTTTCTCCTAGAATGGCTGCCCCTACACCAATTAATGCGGCAATAGAGGAGTAGACATCTGATCGGTGGTCGTAAGCATTAACGATAATTGCATCACTTTTTATTCTTTTACCCAACTTGTATTTGTATCTAAACATTGCTTCTTTGGCAATGATTGATATGATAAGTGCGTAAATAGCGATTGTCTTTGGTGCCTCTATGGGTTCGAAAAACGCTTCAAATGAAGATTTTCCAATCTCTATACCAACTAAAAATAAAAGTACAGATACGATGATAGCAGCAATGGATTCGGCTTTCCCGTGACCATATGGATGATCCTCGTCAGGTGGTTGCTTTGCTGCACGTAACCCAATAAAAACCGCTAAAGAACCAGCAACATCCGTCGCGGAATGCGCAGCATCTGCTACTAATGCTCTACTTCCTGAGATGACACCGATTACATATTTTAAAATAGCTAATCCAAGATTTCCGACTACTCCTACCATTGCCGCAAATTCAGCTTCCTTGAATCGATCTTTGTTCCCCAAGTTACTCACCCTTCCTTGTAAAACAGTCGTATCTTATTGTAACCAATAACATATTCTCTCACCACAAATTGAACTTGAAAATATTAAAAGCCGTGGATTTCTCCACGGCTTTATTCTACGTTTATACTTCTGGCTCAGGTTCTTTATCTTCGATTTTCGCATAGCGTCTCTTCTCAAGTTGTTTATGTTTCCAAACTAACCATAACTGTGATGCAAGGAAAAGTGAAGAATACGTACCAGCAATTAATCCAACTAGTAAAGCAAACGAGAAGTTGGTGATGGATTCTGCACCTAGGAATAGTAAAGCTAGGACGACAAATACCACTGTGATTACAGTACTTACTGATCTGCCAAGTGTTTGGCGTAATGCTTTATTCACAATATCGGAGAGGTCTTCGAACGTTTTCACTCTCTTCGACTTCTTCATTAACTCACGAATGCGGTCAAACGTTACTATTGTATCATTAATCGAATAGCCGACAATTGTTAGTATTGCAGCTATAAATGTAATATCCACTTCTAAACGTGTTAAGCTAAACAACATAATGATAAAGAAGGCATCGTGTAGTAACGCTATAATCGCTGCTATCGCCATTATCATTTCAAAACGAATCGTTACGTAGATGATAATTCCTATGGATGCTATCATCACTGCAAAAAAAGCATTTCTTGCAAGTTCTTTACCTACAGTTGGAGATACCGTGCTTACACTTGGTTCTGCGCCATAAAGGTTTTGAAAATGAGTTTTAACCTCTGCAATTTCATCCTTAGATAGTACGCCTATAAACCTTGCAACTCCAATTTCTTTATTATCACCTGAAAGGATAACATCTTTTGGCTCATAACCAAGGTCTCTAAATTCTTCAGTTACCTCTTGGGCTGTTAGCGACTTCTCAGCTAGGATTTCTACACGTGTACCACTAGCAAAATCAATCCCTAGATTCAACTTTAACGTTAATAGTAAACCAATACCTAAAACAAACATAACTCCTGAAGCAATGAAGAATTTCTTACGATGCTTCACGAAATCAAAACGATCATATCTCGTTACTACTTCTGTTTCATCTGTTACTGTTGCTATATCAGCAATCTCACTTTGTTTAACTCCAAAGAGTCCTGGCTTATTATTAAAGATGCGACTATTAACCCATAGGCCAAGGAGTAAACGCGAGCCATATACAGCTGTTAAGAAGCTGACCAAAATACTGACAATTAGCATTGTCGCAAAACCTTTAACAGAGCTTGTACCAAAACTAAATAATACAACTGCAGCTAACAGAGTCGTAATGTTTGCATCAAAGATTGTTGACAAGGAATTTCGATTACCAGATTTAAAGGCAGACATTACAGATTTTCCTAATCTTAATTCTTCCCTAATGCGCTCATAAGTAATGATATTCGCATCAACCGCCATACCAACACCAAGCAGTAAAGCCGCAATACCTGGTAATGTTAATACAGCATTCATCCAGTCGAAAATTTGCAGAATCAAGAAAATGTAAATGCTTAGTGTGACAACCGCAATAATTCCTGGGAAGCGGTAATAGAAAATCATAAATAAAAAGATAATTGCAATACCGATCATTCCAGCAAAGACTGTTTTTTGCAATGCTGTTTCACCGAATTTTGCGCCAACTGATGTTGAATAAATTTCTTCAAGGTCTACAGGAAGTGAACCTGCATTGAGTAGATCAGCCAATTGATCTGCACTTTCAACTGTAAAATTACCTTCAATTTGAACATCTGATGTATTTAATATTTGTGAAACCCTTGGTGCTGAAATGAATTTTGGTTCAGCTTTTAGTGCTTCAGCAGCATAAGAGTCCACACCTTCTTCAAAATCTAACCAAATGACAAGAAGGTTGTTAGGGACACCCATAGCCAAAATATCCTCAGTTACTTCTTTAAACAAATTTGCATCTTTTAACTTTAAGCTAACAATTGGTTGGTTTTGCTCCGCAAAGCTTTGCTTTGCTCCATTTTCAACTAGGTCAGTTCCATCCAACATGATGTTATCATTTACATCACGGAATGTTAGCTTTGCTTGCGTTGATAATATTTCACGAACTGTGTTTTGATCATCCACTCCAGCTAACTGGACACGGATACGATCTTCACCTTCAATCTGGATATTAGGTTCACTTACCCCAAGGACGTTTACACGTCTATCCAGAGCTTCAACCGTACTTAGTAGTACATCTCGATCAATGACATCTCCTTCTTTGGCAGGTTTAACTTCATATAGAATTTCAAAACCACCTTGAAGGTCTAATCCAAGTTTTATATTATTTACAATTCCATTTAGCGTTGTACCCATTAAACTTCCGATAAGAAGTACAAGCAGAAAAAAAGCTACTATCCGACCTCTTTTTACCATTTGAAACGTAATCCTCCTTCTGTCTACAAAAAGCTAGCTAAAATACCAATAATCCCATTATGAAACAACACCTAAAACCTGTCAATGTCAGAGGTGAAAGGAGGAAAATAAGTGAATCGTCTAAAAATTACTTTCCAAACAAAGCTTTATACGACTCTTTGCCTTCTTCAGAAAATACATTATCCGTAGATTTAAAGGCTTCAATTGTAGCATATGTAATATAATCACTGATATTTAGTGATAAAATATCATTCACAATTTCATGAAGTTTTCTTTCTTCAGTTGCTTTCTTCCATCTCTTTTTTGTTAAAAACCCCCATAACTCTTCTTCAGTCACTTTGTCATAACCAAACAATTGGAATTCCTCAAGTTTACTAATTAATGCAGGCTCAACCTGTGTACGATATTGGTCGAAAGGATGTTTATTAATACTCATCTTAGTCCCCCTATAAAATTGAAATAGATAGTAATCCTAAACTAACAATGATTGCAGCACTTATCACCCCAAGTGAAATGGCTATAAAAGCATAACGAAAACGAATTCCAAAGATAGCAGCTGCTATACAAGCACTATAGGCTCCAGTTGTTGGGAGAGGAAGTGCTGTAAATAATAGCAGTCCCACGGCTCCGTATTTTTCAACATTATTTCCTTTTTTTAACGTACGATGATAAAGCCAATTATACATTTTTTGATATAGATTAAACCTCATTAACCACTTACTTAATGGATGAAAAAGTAAAAGTATTGGGATTAATGGAAGTAAATTTCCACTTACACTTAATAGGATTGATTTTGCAAGACTAAAATCATAGTGAATATAGGCAAGTGGTAAGCCACCTCTTAATTCTAAAATCGGTAAAGCCGAGATAACTAAAATAATTAATTCTGGAGGCAAAAATTCAAGGTTTTGCACAAGGAAATCTTTTATTCTTTCTTTCATCTAATCAATCCTTTCTCTACGAATAATGTTATCTATTTAACATTATGAGAAAGGGAATAGAATAATACTTGTCATGCTTGGCCCCCTACCTCGCATATAGTAATTGTAAATGAAATAACCTTGTTTGAGAAGGTAGGGAAACACATGTCGAAACAAACATTTTTACAAGGAACGTTAATACTCATAGTTGCTGGCCTTATAACGAAGGTTTTAGGCTTTATAAATCGAATAGTTGTAGCTAACTTGATTGGTGCAGAAGGTGTTGGCCTATATATGATGGCTGTGCCTACTTTCGTACTTACGATAACACTTGTACAAATGGGGCTACCTGTTGCGATTTCTAAGCTTATTGCTGAGGCTGAGGCAATTGGTGATCGGAGAAAGATAAAAAAAATACTTGTTGTTTCTCTAACCGTCACCGGCTCACTAAGTTTAATCTTCACACCTACAATGATATTCCTAGCTCCAATTCTATCTGAAACATTATTTACTGATTCTAGAACATATTGGCCTCTATTAGCTATCTCTCCAATTGTTCCAATTATCGCTATCTCATCTGTGTTAAGGGGTTATTTCCAGGGCCGACAAAACATGCGTCCCGCTGCCATATCTCAAGTAATTGAGCAGGTTGTACGAATAACACTTGTAGCAGTATTTACTAAAGCCTTTCTACCTTATGGAATTGAGTTTGCCGCGGCGGGGGCAATGATATCAGCGGTAATAGGTGAATTAATTTCCTTACTTTATATGTTCTGGATGTTTAAAACGAAGAAACGAGTAAAAGTCCGAACTGATTTTTTCAAAGCTGTAAAGGCAGGGAAGCAAACGTTTAATGAATTAATGTCAATAGCTCTACCGACAACAGGCAGCAGATTGATAGGTTCAATTGCTTGGTTTTTTGAACCAATTGTAGTTGCTCAAAGTTTAGCTATTGCAGGTGTTGCTACACACCTTGCCACTAGCCAATATGGTCAGCTAACTGGATTTGCTTTACCTTTATTACTGTTGCCATCATTTATAACATATGCTCTCGCAACATCCTTAGTTCCAGCAATTAGCGAGGCGGCCGCTAAAAAACAAACTCTTTTAATTGAACACCGTTTGCAACAAGCACTTAGATTATCTTTAGTTACCGGTGGTTTAGCAGTAGTAGTTTTATATGTTTTTGCAGCACCTCTTATGGAACTTATTTATGGGAGTGGAGAGTCCGCGATTTTTGTAAAGGTAATGGCTCCCTTCTTTATCTTTTACTACTTTCAAGGACCTTTACAGGCTACATTACAGGCATTAGATTTAGCAAAAGCCGCCATGATTAATAGCATAATAGGTGCAGTAGTTAAGACGATCGCTATATTCGCATTAGCAACACGTCCTGAGCTTGGAATTATGGGTGCTGCTTTAGCAATAGTTGCAGGTATGGTTTTAGTTACCCTACTGCATTTTAGTACAATTGTAAAAATCATTTCTTATAGTTTTTATGTAAGGGATTATATTAAGAGCTTTTTAACAATGGTCGGATCAGGTATTTGTGGGCACTATTTATTTACAACTGTATTTATATCCTTGCCTCTAATTAGTAAAACATTAGTTTCAATCATCTTTACTTCACTAGTCTATTGCGTTCTTCTATTTGCATTTAGACTGGTTGATAGAAATGAAGTGAAGAGAATCCCATTTGTTGGTCCACCACTTGCAGCATTTCTACCAATTAAAAAGTAACCACCCTTTCATGGATGGTTACTTTTATTTTTTTTCATCCTTTATATCAATAACGAACGTCCCTTTTTTCTCGTTATAGGAACAGTAAGATATCTTCTTAATATCCTTATATCCAAGGTTACGTAGTTGCTGTCGTATCCATAAATTTGTTTTATTTATTTTTTCTAGTTGTTTTTCTTGAACAACCCCGTCGATAATGATAGGCCACTCGAATTCACTTACTGTAGGATTATTGTTTTGTTGTTGTTCGTACTCCTTTTGGAACACAGAAAGCTTGCCAGATGGCTCAAGTATTGCAAACTCTACATCAGAAACACTTCGAACATTTTTCTCCCTTAATTGTAAAAGTAAATCATCAAAATTATACCGTTGTTTTCTCATTTCATGTTCATCAATTTTTCCTTTATCGATAATTACCGTAGGTTTACCATCTATAAGTTCGCGAATTTTTTGGCTTTTAATTGAAAAGTAGGCTAAAGCAATTTGAATTAGCATCAGTAATAACATTGGAAAAACTGTATGCAGCAATGGATCAGATGTATTTTCGATAGATACAACAGCCATCTCAGCAATCATAATCGAAACAACTAGATCTACTATACTTAACTCACCAATTTCTCTTTTGCCCATTAGACGAAATATAAATAAGATCACAAAGTAAATAAAAATCGTTCTAGCGGTAATGATTACATATTCCTCCACCAATAATTGCCCCCTTCAAACCTCTTGTAAAAGCGGAGTAAATCCTTACCTTTTTTTACAAACCAATATGTTTAGCTTTCTACAATTGTTCAAAAATCATTAGGATATTGTTCTACCATTTTTAGGAACAAAAAGTAAAATCTTGATTCTAAAATTAATTGGACATGAATATGCTCGTACTAAGGCTAGATGTAAGAAGAAAATGTAGCACTTTTAGTCTTCATGATATTTCCCAATACCTTTTTACATCTACATCACTTAGAAAGGGGATGTCACAATGAAAAACATGGGTATAGCAATGATTTATGGTGTCGTAGCAATCTTAGTAGTTGTATTAGGCTCTAGTTTATTATTTTCTCTATTGCTTAAATTTACGACACTACAGGAATCTTCATTGTCCTGGGTTATCTTAATTCTTTCATTCTTAGCGCTATTTATCGGTGGTTTTGTTTCGGGAGGGAAAGGAAAAGAAAAAGGATGGTTAATGGGAGGCGCAACAGGCTTGTTATACATCCTAATTGTGTTTTTGTTTAACTTTTTAGGTTTTGATAGTACTTTCTCCACTGAGCAGTTCTTTTATCATACTGGGTTCTTAGCTACAGCAATGATTGGCGGTATAATTGGGGTTAATGTAACGACTCCTGCTAGAAACGCATAAAAGTAATAAAGAAAAAAGAGCTTTCATTTGAAAGCTCTTTCCTTTTACCTAATTTCTTGTTTCGCGTACTGCTTGACGATCAAAAGTAAGTCTAGCGCCGTCTCCAGCTTTAAGTACGATTGTATCCTCATCAATTGCATCAACAATACCGTGAAATCCACCAACAGTTATAACTTTATCACCTTTTTTAATAGACGATTGCATTTCACGAACTGCTTTTTGACGCTTTTGCTGTGGACGGATTAACAGAAAATAAAAAATAGCAAACATTAGTATTAATGGTCCAACTGTTCCTAATAAACCTTCCATTTAGTTCACCCCTTTCATAAGTTGCAGTCTAGCCTAGAAATTTTTTGCATTCGGTTTATTAAAACCATAGCGCTCAAAGAATTCTTCACGGAAATCACCAAGTCGGTCTTCCATAATAGCTTGTCTAACCTGCTCCATTAATTTTAACAGAAAATGAAGATTATGATAAGTCGTTAATCTTATCCCAAAGGTTTCTTCACATTTAATTAAGTGACGAATATAGGCTCTGCTATAATTACGGCAAGTATAACAATCACAATTTTCATCAAGAGGTCGATAATCTCTCGCGAACTGTGCATTCTTAACAACCAATCTTCCTTCACTTGTCATTAGTGTCCCATTACGAGCAATTCTTGTAGGAAGTACACAATCAAACATATCAATTCCACGAATTGCACCATCAATTAATGAATCAGGAGACCCCACTCCCATTAAATATCTTGGCTTATTAGTAGGAAGCCATGGAGTTGTGAAATCTAACACTCTGTTCATTACGTCCTTTGGTTCTCCAACCGAAAGTCCTCCAACTGCATACCCAGGGAAATCCATTGAAACTAAATCCTTTGCGCTTTGTTTTCGGAGTTCTTCATACTCCCCACCTTGGACGATTCCAAATAGCCCTTGGTCATTTGGGCGTTGGTGTGCATTTAAACATCTTTCAGCCCAGCGGCTTGTTCGTTCAACTGATTTTTTCATATAGTCAAATTCAGCAGGGTAAGGTGGACATTCGTCAAATGCCATCATGATATCGGAGCCAAGAGCATTTTGAATATCCATAGCTTTTTCAGGTGAGAGAAATAACTTATCACCATTTAGATGATTTCGAAAATGAACGCCCTCTTCTTGAATTTCACGAAATTCACTTAAACTAAAAACTTGGAAGCCACCTGAATCTGTAAGAATAGCACGATCCCAATTCATAAACTTATGTAACCCACCAGCTTCTTTTACAATCTCATGTCCTGGGCGTAGCCATAAATGGTAGGTGTTACTTAGAATTATACCAGCACCCATTTCTTTTAAATCTTCTGGTGACATGGTCTTTACAGTGGCTAAGGTACCAACTGGCATAAATACCGGAGTATCAAATGAACCATGTGGAGTATGAACCTTACCGAGCCTAGCTCCTGTTTGTTTACAAGTTTTTATTAATTCATAACGTATTGCCGTCAATTTTTGTATCTCCCTTCTAAATAGAAAAGCGTAAGGTGCCCGGTTAGCGACGTATGGACTGAACATATCCGCATGATAAAGGAAACACGGAGAGCATAGCGATCCGATGTTGACTTATCGTAAGGAGGAGAGGTGAAGGCCACTAGTCGCTGGGCACCTGGAGCTAAACACTAAACCTAGTAAAAGCCTTTTATATATCCCTAGTTAGATAATTAGCATAGCATCTCCAAAGCTAAAGAAACGATAACGTTCCTTTACTGCTTCATTGTATGCATGTAAAATCTTTTCTCTTCCTACTAGTGCACTGATCATCATAACTAGTGTTGATTTAGGTAGATGGAAGTTTGTAATTAACCCATCTATTGCTTTAAATTCATAACCTGGATAGATAAAGATATTCGTCCAGCCATTGCATTCCTGAAATTGACTGTATGTATTCATAATTGTTTCGAGGGTTCGTGTTGATGTTGTTCCAACAGAAATGATTCTTCCACCTTCTGCTTTTACTTTATTTAGTAGTTCTGCTGTTCCTTTGGTCATTTGATAAAATTCTGAGTGCATATCATGTTCTTCAATTGAGTCAACACTTACAGGTCGAAACGTTCCTAATCCAACATGTAACGTTATAAAGGCAACATGAACTCCTTTATCCTTAATTTCTTGCAGTAATTTTTCGGTAAAATGTAATCCTGCTGTAGGGGCAGCTGCTGAACCTCGTTCTCGAGCAAATACAGTCTGGTAACGTTCTTGGTCATCTAATTGTTCTTTAATGTAGGGTGGTAATGGCATTTCTCCAAGTGAATCTAGAACTTCGTAGAAGATGCCTTCATATTGAAACTCGAAGGTTCTTCCTCCTTGATCACTCGTACCTGTACAAGTTGCCTTTAGGCGTCCATCTCCAAATGTTAGCACACTACCTTCTTTCACTCTCTTTGCCGGTTTAACTAGGGTTTCCCATGTATCATCTGATGCTTGTTTTAACAACAATACCTCAACTTTTGCGCCAGTATCTTCTTTTACTCCGAATAGCCTTGCAGGTAAAACCCTTGTATCATTTAGGACTAAACAGTCTCCTTCATTTAGGTATGTAAGAATGGATCTAAATGTATCGTGGGTTAGTTCTCCTGTTTGCTTATCTAGTACTAGTAGCCTAGAGGCTTCTCGATCTTCAAGCGGAGTTTGAGCGATGAGTTCCTCTGGTAAATGGAAATCAAATAAATCTACTTTCATTTTTTCACCTATTTCTAATTCATTTCGGTTTGAATCTAATTTGTTAAGTTCAAATCGGTTTATCAGTCATCATTTGTGCATTTTGGGCCAAATGAGGTCACATAAACAGTTTTATCAGCCGTCAGTTGTGCACTTTGGGCCAAATTAGGTTACATAAATCGTTTTATCAACCCTCATTTGTGCACTTTGGGCCAAATGAGGTCACATAAACAGTTTTATCAGCCGTCATTTGTGCATTTTGGTCCAAATGAGGTCAAATAAACAGTTTTATCAGCCGTCATTTGTGGACTTTGGACCAAATGAGGTCACATAAATCGTTTTATCAGCCGTCAGTTCTGCATTTTAAACCAAACGAGGTCACATAAATCGTTTTATCAGCCCTCAATTCTACATTTTGGTCCAAATGAGATCACATAAATCGTTTTATCAGCCCTCAATTCTGCATTTTGGTCCAAATGAGGTCACATAAACATTTTTATAGGGTTCTAATCTATTCATTTAAATCGACCAATCACATAGAAGATGATTGATAGGACGATGCTTACCACAATTGATGTTACAATTGGAAAGTAGAATGTTGTGTTGCCCTTTTTTATAACAATATCACCAGGAAGTTTTCCTATAAATTGCCATATCATGCCTATGATAAGTAGGATTATGCCTAGGGTCATTAATATTTTCCCCATCAATATCACTCCTTAGGAATTTCCATGTGGAAGTGGTTGTAAACTAACTCGGTTACAATCCTGCCTCTTGGTGTTCGTTGGAGAAAGCCAATTTGCAATAAATAGGGTTCATATACATCTTCAATCGTATGAGCCTCTTCGCCAATTGTTGCAGCAATGGTTTCTAGACCAACAGGTCCTCCTCTGAACTTTTCAATGATCCCTTTAAGTAATTTATGGTCAATATGATCCAATCCTAAACTATCGACCTGAAGAAGTTCAAGTGCTTCGCTGCAAAGAGTATTCGTTATTTCTCCATTCCCTCGAACTTGAGCAAAATCTCTAACTCTTCTCAAGAGACGATTAGCAATTCTCGGAGTCCCACGTGATCGTCTAGCAACTTCAATGGCTGCATTTGGTTCAATCGCTACATCTAGTATTTCAGCGGTTCGTTCAACTATATCGGTTAGCTGTGCTTCATTATAATATTCAAGTCTACTTAACACACCGAACCGGTCCCGTAGAGGTGCGGACAGAGATCCAGCCCTTGTAGTAGCCCCTACAAGGGTGAATGGAGGGAGATCTAACCTTACAGACCTTGCCGTTTCCCCTTTACCAATAACTATATCCAAACAAAAGTCCTCCATCGCAGGATAAAGAACCTCTTCGACGGAGCGGTGTAATCTATGTATCTCATCTATAAATAAGACATCACCTGGCTCTAAGGCAGTTAAAACAGCAGCCAAATCACCTGGACGTTCAATTGCAGGTCCAGAAGTCGTTCGGATATTCACACCCATCTCATTAGCAATAATTGTAGCAAGAGTAGTTTTCCCAAGACCAGGAGGTCCATACAATAGGACGTGATCTAACGTTTCTTGTCTCATCTTTGCTGCTTCAATAAAGACTTCCATATTGGCTTTAACCTTATCTTGGCCAATATACTGTT is a window of Cytobacillus luteolus DNA encoding:
- the tgt gene encoding tRNA guanosine(34) transglycosylase Tgt yields the protein MTAIRYELIKTCKQTGARLGKVHTPHGSFDTPVFMPVGTLATVKTMSPEDLKEMGAGIILSNTYHLWLRPGHEIVKEAGGLHKFMNWDRAILTDSGGFQVFSLSEFREIQEEGVHFRNHLNGDKLFLSPEKAMDIQNALGSDIMMAFDECPPYPAEFDYMKKSVERTSRWAERCLNAHQRPNDQGLFGIVQGGEYEELRKQSAKDLVSMDFPGYAVGGLSVGEPKDVMNRVLDFTTPWLPTNKPRYLMGVGSPDSLIDGAIRGIDMFDCVLPTRIARNGTLMTSEGRLVVKNAQFARDYRPLDENCDCYTCRNYSRAYIRHLIKCEETFGIRLTTYHNLHFLLKLMEQVRQAIMEDRLGDFREEFFERYGFNKPNAKNF
- the queA gene encoding tRNA preQ1(34) S-adenosylmethionine ribosyltransferase-isomerase QueA; this translates as MKVDLFDFHLPEELIAQTPLEDREASRLLVLDKQTGELTHDTFRSILTYLNEGDCLVLNDTRVLPARLFGVKEDTGAKVEVLLLKQASDDTWETLVKPAKRVKEGSVLTFGDGRLKATCTGTSDQGGRTFEFQYEGIFYEVLDSLGEMPLPPYIKEQLDDQERYQTVFARERGSAAAPTAGLHFTEKLLQEIKDKGVHVAFITLHVGLGTFRPVSVDSIEEHDMHSEFYQMTKGTAELLNKVKAEGGRIISVGTTSTRTLETIMNTYSQFQECNGWTNIFIYPGYEFKAIDGLITNFHLPKSTLVMMISALVGREKILHAYNEAVKERYRFFSFGDAMLII
- a CDS encoding DUF2905 domain-containing protein, translating into MGKILMTLGIILLIIGMIWQFIGKLPGDIVIKKGNTTFYFPIVTSIVVSIVLSIIFYVIGRFK
- the ruvB gene encoding Holliday junction branch migration DNA helicase RuvB — its product is MEERIVSGEADIDESSLEQSLRPQTLKQYIGQDKVKANMEVFIEAAKMRQETLDHVLLYGPPGLGKTTLATIIANEMGVNIRTTSGPAIERPGDLAAVLTALEPGDVLFIDEIHRLHRSVEEVLYPAMEDFCLDIVIGKGETARSVRLDLPPFTLVGATTRAGSLSAPLRDRFGVLSRLEYYNEAQLTDIVERTAEILDVAIEPNAAIEVARRSRGTPRIANRLLRRVRDFAQVRGNGEITNTLCSEALELLQVDSLGLDHIDHKLLKGIIEKFRGGPVGLETIAATIGEEAHTIEDVYEPYLLQIGFLQRTPRGRIVTELVYNHFHMEIPKE